The Niastella koreensis GR20-10 genome includes a window with the following:
- a CDS encoding dihydrodipicolinate synthase family protein — translation MSISWKGVFPAFTTKFTANDTLDLALFEKGLQSQLDAGVDGLVLGGSLGEASTLTTQEKETMVKLAIEIAGPVPIVLGIAEGATRDAIKQAALGKSWGVKGLMLLPPMRYKSDDRETLTFFKTVAQSTDLPIMVYNNPVDYKIEVTLDIFEQLLECDNIQAVKESTRDVSNVTRLISRFGDRYKILCGVDTLAMEELLMGADGWVGGLVTAFPRETVAVYRLIKAGMLDEARAIYRWFLPLLELDIHPKLVQYIKLAEAQVGLGSEYVRAPRLTLIGEERERVLKVVKEGIATRPVLPELQFAK, via the coding sequence ATGAGTATATCATGGAAAGGTGTTTTTCCTGCCTTCACAACCAAGTTCACCGCTAACGATACGCTTGATCTGGCATTGTTTGAAAAAGGCCTGCAGTCGCAGTTGGATGCGGGCGTGGATGGGCTTGTACTGGGAGGCAGCCTGGGCGAAGCGAGTACCCTTACAACTCAGGAAAAAGAAACCATGGTGAAACTGGCCATTGAAATCGCCGGACCGGTTCCCATAGTATTGGGCATTGCTGAAGGCGCTACCAGAGACGCTATTAAACAGGCCGCATTGGGTAAAAGCTGGGGGGTAAAAGGATTGATGTTATTACCACCCATGCGTTATAAAAGCGACGACCGCGAAACGCTCACGTTCTTTAAAACGGTGGCGCAATCAACCGATCTGCCCATTATGGTCTACAACAATCCTGTTGATTATAAAATAGAGGTTACCCTCGATATTTTTGAACAGCTGCTGGAATGTGATAATATTCAGGCGGTGAAAGAATCAACCCGCGACGTCTCCAATGTTACGCGGTTGATTAGCCGCTTTGGCGATCGCTATAAAATTCTCTGTGGAGTTGATACCCTGGCTATGGAAGAATTGCTGATGGGCGCCGACGGCTGGGTAGGCGGACTGGTAACCGCATTCCCCCGCGAAACCGTTGCCGTATACCGATTAATAAAAGCCGGCATGCTCGATGAAGCCCGCGCTATCTACCGCTGGTTCCTCCCCTTATTGGAATTGGATATTCATCCCAAACTGGTTCAATACATCAAACTTGCCGAAGCCCAGGTAGGCTTAGGTTCTGAATACGTACGCGCGCCACGCTTAACATTGATAGGCGAGGAGCGGGAGCGGGTATTGAAGGTCGTAAAAGAAGGGATTGCGACACGCCCCGTTTTACCGGAATTGCAGTTTGCGAAATGA
- a CDS encoding AraC family transcriptional regulator: protein MKVVQFTIPVSQEHSIMVQEDKLPHFYNHLHRHNETQLTWIIKGEGTLLAGTCMQRFQSGDIYILGANQPHLFKSDPDYFEKNSEKDIHALTLFVDLRGPFGKILDLPEMNNVKKFIDATSTGLQVPASHQQEISKKMMLVKEAKNGIRLAFFIQLLQTLSRIKQYKPLSNTQTESAITESEGLRMNDIYQYTMAHYTENITLKQIADVAHLTPQAFCRYFKKHTLKTYVTFLNEVRINEACKKIVGEHFDSLAAVAYQSGFNNAVTFNRVFKKITGQPPKKFLTEYMQKVN from the coding sequence ATGAAAGTTGTTCAGTTCACCATACCAGTGTCGCAGGAGCATTCCATCATGGTTCAGGAAGATAAGTTACCACATTTTTACAATCACCTGCACCGCCATAATGAAACCCAGCTTACGTGGATCATAAAAGGCGAGGGCACGCTGCTGGCCGGCACCTGCATGCAGCGGTTTCAATCAGGCGATATTTATATCCTGGGCGCCAACCAGCCTCACCTGTTTAAAAGCGATCCTGATTATTTTGAAAAGAACAGCGAGAAAGATATTCATGCACTTACGTTATTTGTTGACCTGCGTGGTCCCTTTGGGAAGATCCTTGATCTACCGGAAATGAATAACGTTAAAAAGTTTATCGATGCCACCAGTACCGGTTTACAGGTACCGGCTTCGCATCAACAGGAGATCAGTAAAAAAATGATGCTGGTAAAAGAAGCGAAAAATGGCATCCGGCTGGCCTTCTTTATTCAACTGTTGCAAACCCTCAGCCGCATTAAACAATACAAACCGCTCTCCAATACCCAAACAGAAAGCGCCATCACGGAATCGGAAGGGCTGCGCATGAACGACATTTACCAGTATACCATGGCGCACTATACCGAGAACATTACCTTGAAACAAATTGCCGATGTGGCGCATTTAACTCCCCAGGCTTTTTGCCGGTACTTTAAAAAACATACCTTAAAAACATATGTTACTTTTTTAAACGAAGTGCGTATCAATGAAGCCTGTAAGAAAATAGTAGGCGAGCATTTCGACAGCCTGGCTGCTGTTGCCTATCAAAGCGGGTTTAACAATGCCGTTACTTTTAACCGGGTATTTAAAAAGATAACCGGCCAGCCGCCCAAGAAATTCCTGACCGAGTATATGCAGAAAGTAAACTAA
- a CDS encoding T9SS type A sorting domain-containing protein codes for MQKRIPKPFSLLMFFVLLSNYLSATPECPIVSGKFQLADGTTSDASATGWYLDASHVSSTGYFAVKSNRLHAQELGGEGIWYSRVFSTAGYSDFQVAVKVTAEGDMNSSEYVKIYYKIDGGAETLLDSRTGNFGTIDFTSGTLTGSNVQLVVKIYNYNNGGSQTSKYYIEEYRVFKEKGPCAVSAIGVTAAAANGGVLTCTNSSLGLSATATGTGTTTWSWSGPNGFTSTAQNPTITTAGTYTVVATNGTGTGSASVTVTDNKTAPVITATGGALACGSCVTISATSNVSGATYKWTGPGSFSSTAQNPTVCTAGTYTVTVTNPANGCSAQQSVTVSASAITTFWLEDFTGLANGTTSDTGPTAWTTSVTGSGTYSVQNNEFKVSFSGSQGVGIWTSQAIDISNKTNVSFSVDLRSELASTSDAFETADYVRVYYKLNGGAETLAYEDLAGIGSTTNTTGSMTFTSAALSGNTLQIIIKTSNSDPTERYFFDNVKLSGSNAGTTTITPSVNGTVTCTATAQLSATTSSTVSSWAWTGPNGFTASVQNPVVNAGGQYVVTATLASGCAASATITVPENKTSPDIAATGGNLACLSTITLNVNSTVSGATYRWTGPNSFTSTSKNPAISAAGTYTATVTNPANGCTASQSVSVTAGSSAAATFWLEDFSDISNGATSDAGATAWTSTASGSGTYSVQNNEFKTSFDDQYEGVWTSQSINIAGKSNVTFSVDLRSEVTSGSFETADYIRIYYKLNGGAETLAFEDLAGLGSTTTGTASTTFTSAALNGSTLQVIIKTSNSGSAERYYFDNIKLTGSVLSSESVTATAGGAITCTNTSVSLLGNATSGGVSYSWTGPNNFTSTVQNPVVTAAGIYTLTVQNPATGCSGTDTALVSLNNTQPGATATTSGPLTCNTGSSATLSGSSSTSGVSYSWTGPNNFTSTTQNPVVTTAGTYNLTVTNPVNGCTSSTSATVTFSNTFNTTWLEDFTLADGTTADNGSTAWSVTKNPSTAVISVLNNELRITNCTTTGEAVWTSAPINVTQKTNIAISTMVRSSIINNALMNDTGVYADYMRFYYKLDNGSEVLFAEKKGIINNHSTTPTPLSVAIQNGNYSSLQIVVRARATGNDEFYYFDNMQMVATGTANITATAVGGAINCINNSVTLQGSSATSGVNYNWTGPNGYTSAAQNPVVTNPGTYTLTVALGSCTGTAAATVSLDTTKPVVTAAHTGSITCINPSLVINGTASAAGTNYSWTGPNGFTNTTLNPTISKGGTYIFTATNPATGCAASANTTVEENTVHPGEISINNSGIITCLTGSITISGSSSSTDVSYKWGGPNGYSSSSSSASVMHGGLYTLTATNAANGCTSRKSTTVIENTTTPVVTIDNNSPISCTNPVVTLTANTTTPNASFLWFGPDVADVVPTITTSGAGTYFVTVTDPVNGCNTTSSTEVTEDYSNCGARKVTTASAAKTGEQNTPVSSVSSFTYKAYPNPAIANAMIEFTSPQNAQTTISIYNALGACEKVLFKGMANANRKYQVTIPATEMKAGAYYYIINTDGKSYTGKLMIVK; via the coding sequence ATGCAAAAACGAATACCTAAACCGTTCTCTTTATTAATGTTCTTTGTCTTATTGAGTAATTATCTTTCGGCAACTCCCGAATGCCCCATTGTTTCGGGTAAGTTTCAATTAGCTGATGGCACCACCTCCGATGCTTCCGCAACGGGCTGGTACCTGGATGCATCCCATGTAAGTTCAACTGGTTATTTTGCGGTAAAATCAAACCGCCTGCATGCCCAGGAACTGGGTGGCGAAGGCATCTGGTATTCCCGGGTATTTTCTACCGCAGGGTATTCCGACTTCCAGGTAGCTGTAAAGGTTACTGCCGAAGGGGATATGAACAGTTCGGAGTATGTAAAGATCTATTACAAAATAGACGGTGGCGCCGAAACGCTGTTAGACTCCCGAACGGGTAATTTCGGTACCATAGATTTTACTTCCGGCACGCTTACAGGCAGTAATGTGCAGTTGGTGGTAAAGATCTATAACTACAATAATGGCGGATCACAAACCTCCAAGTACTATATTGAAGAGTACCGGGTGTTTAAAGAAAAAGGCCCCTGCGCTGTTTCGGCGATCGGTGTAACGGCAGCAGCGGCCAATGGCGGCGTGCTTACCTGCACCAATTCATCGCTCGGGTTATCTGCTACAGCTACCGGCACCGGTACTACCACCTGGAGCTGGAGCGGCCCGAACGGGTTTACTTCTACCGCACAAAACCCAACCATAACAACAGCGGGTACCTATACCGTAGTGGCTACCAATGGTACCGGCACCGGCTCTGCGAGTGTTACCGTAACAGATAACAAAACTGCGCCGGTAATTACCGCTACCGGGGGCGCCCTGGCCTGCGGATCGTGCGTAACCATCAGCGCCACCAGCAACGTAAGCGGCGCTACTTATAAATGGACGGGCCCCGGTAGTTTCAGTTCCACGGCACAAAACCCCACTGTATGTACAGCCGGCACCTACACAGTTACCGTAACCAATCCGGCCAACGGCTGCAGTGCGCAGCAGTCGGTAACAGTTTCGGCCAGCGCCATCACCACTTTCTGGCTGGAAGACTTTACCGGTTTGGCCAATGGCACCACTTCCGATACGGGCCCCACGGCCTGGACCACCTCCGTTACAGGGTCAGGCACCTATTCCGTACAGAACAATGAATTCAAAGTTTCTTTCAGCGGCAGCCAGGGCGTAGGCATCTGGACGTCCCAGGCCATAGATATCAGCAATAAGACCAATGTTAGTTTTTCGGTTGATCTGCGCAGTGAACTGGCCAGCACCAGCGATGCCTTTGAAACCGCCGATTATGTAAGGGTATACTACAAACTGAATGGCGGCGCCGAAACCCTGGCCTATGAGGACCTGGCCGGTATTGGTTCTACCACCAATACCACCGGCTCTATGACATTTACGTCTGCTGCCCTCAGTGGTAACACCCTTCAAATAATCATAAAAACGAGTAACTCAGATCCTACTGAGCGTTACTTTTTCGATAACGTGAAACTAAGCGGCAGTAATGCAGGTACTACTACCATTACTCCCTCAGTAAATGGTACCGTAACCTGTACGGCAACGGCGCAATTGTCGGCCACTACCAGCAGCACCGTGTCTTCCTGGGCATGGACAGGCCCCAATGGGTTCACTGCTTCCGTGCAAAACCCGGTGGTGAATGCAGGCGGACAATATGTAGTGACTGCTACCCTGGCTTCGGGTTGTGCAGCATCAGCTACCATTACCGTTCCTGAAAATAAAACATCACCTGATATAGCGGCTACCGGGGGTAACCTGGCCTGCTTATCGACCATCACGTTGAATGTGAATTCAACTGTTAGTGGAGCTACCTATAGGTGGACAGGGCCGAATAGTTTTACGAGCACGTCGAAAAACCCCGCCATAAGTGCAGCCGGCACTTACACCGCTACCGTAACCAATCCGGCAAACGGCTGTACGGCTTCGCAATCTGTGTCAGTAACAGCTGGTTCATCAGCTGCCGCCACCTTCTGGCTCGAGGATTTTTCCGACATCAGCAATGGGGCCACATCCGACGCTGGCGCTACCGCCTGGACGTCAACTGCCAGCGGCAGTGGTACCTATTCCGTACAAAACAATGAATTCAAAACCTCGTTTGACGATCAGTATGAGGGTGTATGGACATCCCAGTCAATAAACATTGCGGGCAAATCGAATGTAACCTTCTCGGTTGACCTTCGTAGTGAAGTGACCAGCGGCTCATTTGAAACAGCCGATTACATCCGCATATATTATAAATTGAACGGCGGAGCGGAGACACTGGCTTTTGAAGACCTGGCCGGGTTAGGTTCTACCACCACCGGCACAGCCTCTACGACCTTCACATCTGCAGCGCTCAATGGCAGCACGCTGCAAGTGATCATCAAAACAAGCAATTCGGGTTCGGCCGAGCGGTATTATTTCGATAATATCAAACTAACCGGAAGTGTTCTCAGCAGCGAGAGCGTTACTGCAACAGCCGGTGGCGCTATTACCTGTACCAATACGTCGGTAAGTTTGTTAGGAAACGCAACCTCGGGTGGGGTAAGTTATAGCTGGACAGGACCTAATAACTTTACCTCTACAGTACAAAATCCCGTTGTAACTGCAGCAGGCATTTATACATTAACGGTTCAAAACCCGGCTACAGGATGCAGCGGCACCGATACGGCGCTTGTTTCCCTTAACAATACACAACCAGGCGCCACTGCAACAACAAGCGGGCCTTTAACCTGTAATACCGGTTCTTCAGCCACGCTTTCAGGATCGTCTTCCACTTCGGGCGTAAGCTATAGCTGGACCGGCCCGAACAATTTCACGTCCACCACGCAAAACCCGGTGGTGACCACAGCAGGTACTTATAACTTAACCGTTACCAACCCGGTGAATGGTTGTACCAGCAGCACCAGTGCTACTGTTACATTCAGTAATACCTTTAACACAACCTGGCTGGAAGATTTTACCCTGGCCGATGGCACCACTGCAGATAACGGAAGCACCGCCTGGTCGGTTACTAAAAACCCGTCTACCGCCGTGATCTCAGTGTTGAACAATGAGCTACGGATCACTAACTGCACCACCACCGGTGAAGCTGTCTGGACTTCAGCGCCTATTAATGTTACACAAAAAACAAATATTGCCATTTCAACTATGGTAAGGAGTTCGATCATTAACAATGCCCTGATGAATGACACCGGTGTTTACGCCGATTACATGCGGTTCTATTACAAACTCGATAATGGCAGTGAGGTTTTATTTGCGGAAAAGAAAGGGATAATAAACAACCACAGCACCACGCCCACGCCGCTGTCTGTAGCCATCCAGAATGGTAATTACAGCAGCCTGCAGATTGTTGTAAGGGCAAGAGCTACCGGTAATGACGAGTTTTATTATTTCGATAACATGCAGATGGTAGCAACAGGAACAGCCAATATAACAGCTACCGCAGTTGGCGGAGCTATTAATTGTATAAACAATTCGGTTACACTTCAGGGAAGTTCTGCCACTTCAGGCGTCAACTACAACTGGACAGGTCCGAACGGGTATACTTCGGCTGCACAAAACCCGGTTGTTACCAACCCGGGCACTTATACCTTAACAGTGGCCCTTGGCAGTTGTACAGGCACCGCTGCCGCTACCGTAAGCCTGGATACGACAAAACCGGTTGTAACCGCCGCTCATACCGGAAGCATAACCTGTATTAACCCCAGCCTGGTTATTAATGGTACGGCTTCTGCAGCTGGTACTAATTACAGCTGGACCGGGCCAAACGGGTTCACCAATACTACGTTGAATCCTACCATTTCAAAAGGTGGAACTTATATTTTCACAGCTACCAACCCGGCAACAGGTTGCGCAGCCAGCGCCAATACAACGGTTGAAGAAAACACCGTTCATCCCGGTGAGATCTCCATCAACAACTCCGGCATCATTACCTGTTTAACAGGTAGTATAACCATTTCGGGCAGTTCGTCATCAACGGATGTGAGTTACAAATGGGGTGGACCGAATGGCTATAGCTCGTCCTCTTCATCGGCAAGTGTTATGCATGGCGGGTTATATACGCTTACTGCTACCAATGCAGCCAACGGTTGTACCTCCAGAAAATCAACCACGGTGATAGAGAACACTACAACTCCTGTTGTGACTATTGATAATAACAGCCCCATAAGCTGCACCAACCCGGTTGTTACGCTTACCGCCAATACCACTACACCTAATGCGTCCTTCTTATGGTTTGGACCTGACGTTGCAGATGTGGTTCCCACTATAACAACCAGCGGGGCCGGCACTTATTTCGTTACCGTAACCGACCCGGTGAATGGTTGTAACACCACCAGCTCTACTGAGGTAACAGAAGACTATTCTAATTGCGGGGCCCGCAAAGTAACCACTGCCAGTGCGGCAAAGACAGGGGAACAAAACACTCCTGTAAGCAGCGTGAGCAGCTTTACGTATAAAGCGTACCCCAATCCGGCAATAGCCAATGCCATGATTGAATTTACCTCACCGCAAAATGCCCAAACCACAATAAGCATTTACAATGCACTGGGCGCCTGCGAGAAGGTATTATTTAAAGGCATGGCTAATGCCAACCGCAAATACCAGGTAACCATTCCGGCCACAGAAATGAAGGCCGGCGCTTATTATTACATCATCAATACGGATGGCAAAAGCTACACGGGTAAACTGATGATTGTGAAATAA
- a CDS encoding T9SS type A sorting domain-containing protein encodes MKTFTHPAERSWLRLFLKFIICIAWLLCIASAAMSRNVPLPHLGQNPGDQTVCAGSNPSFTIGAVTGTSGTTTIQWQVSVNGGGSYSPVANGTNYSGAATATLTVLNVSTALNGNRYRCVVTDATGPSTSTGALLAVNATPAVSAATTATTVCVGAPGAGLQVTNDPSLTYQWQVSANNGSSWNNVLAADGYTGGTTNDLTYPTATLAMNGNLYRYTATNSTTGCSATSVAMDTLRVLAPPVFAAGTGVVKPLLATICPGGDTTFTASPTGSAAMVYQWQIAPSSGGFVNVSDGPVYSGSQTQTLHITGFPGAAGTSWQVQLVASYLNPAGCANQSKAILSIRTLPAVAVQPKDTTVCANSPAGFKVTGSGSATLVYQWQTDNGTSGVSWSNVSSIGTIPTTLELGPVTLAMNGYRYRVTVSNSCTPPATSAEKILTVRRSGTWLGYKDTKWEEAMNWCGGVPDNTIDVLVPNWPSNMPNISDGTGTAYFKSLEIENTARLTISGGTVNNMTGPFNLQGTVAYTATRDQNIFPAAHGSLEVNGTGNKKLLSAVDVSHNLVLGGSAKLVTGTNILTMKTGSNPIVASAFTDPATSWIVTGNGNAGAANTGLGGLRIEQVDAADGAVLYPIGPTPAAYNPLQLTNGGTADNFTVAVNDQRIPGGVYDAGLNRTWLVSEAVTGGSNVMLSLKWQGNEEQTAFDRTQSQIIRSNGTTIVETSAKAPASGSNPYARADGAFAVLTQFSVASPAVVLATELRSFTAQRNGNAAVGLTWKTTDVSSVKYFDVQRSTDGTHFVNIARVNGETGKTAYDYTDNLPGAGLVYYRLLIMDQQNEMMRSSIQSVSLNSSSVVQLRPSATTGAITNVYIQTSKQSITSLSVTDITGHIHSRQSVPVNKGENLVSLWIGNLAKGVYYVHVTNGDGSSSVVTLLKQ; translated from the coding sequence ATGAAAACCTTTACACATCCGGCCGAAAGGTCATGGCTGAGGCTGTTCCTGAAATTTATTATTTGTATAGCATGGCTTTTATGTATTGCTTCTGCGGCCATGTCGCGCAACGTACCTTTGCCGCATTTGGGCCAGAACCCCGGCGATCAAACGGTTTGCGCCGGTTCAAACCCCAGCTTTACCATTGGTGCCGTTACAGGGACCAGTGGAACCACAACTATCCAATGGCAGGTAAGTGTTAACGGCGGCGGCAGTTACAGCCCTGTTGCCAATGGAACAAATTATAGCGGCGCTGCCACAGCCACCCTAACGGTGCTAAATGTATCCACTGCCCTGAACGGGAACAGGTACCGGTGCGTGGTAACCGATGCTACGGGGCCGTCAACCTCCACAGGCGCTCTGCTTGCAGTAAATGCCACGCCTGCTGTTTCTGCAGCTACAACAGCCACTACCGTGTGTGTGGGCGCACCAGGCGCCGGCTTGCAGGTTACCAATGATCCTTCACTTACTTATCAATGGCAGGTGAGCGCCAACAATGGCAGCTCCTGGAATAATGTGCTTGCAGCAGATGGTTATACCGGCGGTACTACCAATGACCTTACCTATCCTACCGCTACCCTGGCAATGAATGGTAATTTATACCGGTACACTGCTACCAATAGCACAACCGGTTGCAGCGCAACCAGTGTGGCCATGGATACGTTGCGGGTATTGGCGCCACCGGTTTTTGCTGCTGGTACCGGTGTGGTTAAGCCGCTTTTGGCAACCATTTGTCCGGGGGGAGATACCACCTTTACTGCAAGCCCTACGGGTTCGGCTGCCATGGTGTATCAGTGGCAGATAGCGCCTTCAAGCGGCGGTTTTGTCAACGTTAGTGATGGCCCTGTTTATAGCGGTTCACAAACCCAAACCCTGCATATAACCGGTTTTCCCGGAGCAGCCGGCACTTCCTGGCAGGTGCAATTAGTGGCCAGTTATCTGAATCCTGCAGGTTGTGCCAATCAAAGTAAGGCGATCCTCTCAATCCGTACATTGCCTGCTGTAGCGGTTCAACCAAAAGATACCACGGTTTGTGCCAATAGCCCTGCTGGTTTTAAAGTAACGGGTAGCGGCAGCGCCACCTTAGTGTATCAATGGCAAACAGACAATGGTACCAGCGGTGTCAGCTGGTCGAATGTAAGCAGTATTGGTACTATACCCACTACGCTTGAATTAGGCCCGGTTACGCTGGCCATGAATGGCTACCGGTACCGGGTAACTGTCAGCAACAGTTGTACACCCCCGGCTACTTCTGCTGAAAAAATACTCACTGTTCGCAGATCTGGCACCTGGCTGGGTTATAAAGACACCAAATGGGAAGAAGCCATGAACTGGTGCGGCGGTGTACCCGATAATACCATCGACGTGCTGGTGCCCAACTGGCCATCGAATATGCCGAATATCAGTGATGGAACGGGTACCGCTTATTTTAAAAGTCTTGAAATTGAAAATACCGCGCGGCTCACCATCAGCGGTGGTACGGTTAATAACATGACCGGTCCGTTTAATTTGCAGGGAACGGTGGCATATACTGCTACCCGCGACCAGAATATCTTCCCCGCGGCGCATGGCTCGCTGGAGGTAAATGGTACCGGGAATAAGAAATTACTCAGCGCTGTAGACGTAAGTCATAACCTGGTGCTGGGCGGTTCGGCCAAACTGGTTACCGGTACCAATATCCTTACAATGAAAACGGGTAGTAATCCAATTGTAGCCAGTGCGTTTACCGATCCCGCCACCAGTTGGATAGTTACCGGGAACGGAAATGCCGGGGCTGCCAATACCGGTTTGGGCGGCCTGCGCATTGAGCAGGTAGATGCGGCCGATGGAGCAGTGTTGTATCCCATTGGGCCTACTCCAGCCGCTTATAACCCGCTTCAGTTAACCAATGGCGGTACTGCAGATAATTTTACTGTTGCGGTGAACGACCAGCGGATCCCGGGCGGAGTATACGATGCCGGACTGAACAGAACATGGCTGGTATCGGAAGCAGTAACCGGTGGCAGTAATGTAATGCTTTCGCTGAAATGGCAGGGCAATGAAGAACAGACTGCTTTTGACAGAACCCAATCACAGATCATCCGGTCGAACGGAACAACGATCGTGGAAACAAGTGCCAAAGCGCCGGCCAGTGGTTCCAATCCATATGCCCGAGCAGATGGCGCATTTGCCGTGTTAACCCAATTCAGTGTGGCCAGTCCCGCCGTGGTGCTGGCAACGGAATTAAGGTCATTCACTGCACAAAGAAACGGGAATGCGGCAGTGGGTTTGACTTGGAAAACAACTGATGTATCGTCAGTAAAGTATTTTGATGTGCAAAGATCAACCGATGGTACTCACTTTGTAAACATAGCCCGCGTAAATGGCGAAACCGGTAAAACTGCTTATGACTATACCGACAATTTACCGGGCGCCGGCCTGGTATATTACCGGTTGCTGATAATGGACCAGCAAAATGAAATGATGCGAAGCAGTATTCAATCGGTATCGCTCAATAGCAGCAGCGTGGTTCAGTTAAGACCTTCTGCTACCACTGGCGCCATAACAAACGTGTATATCCAAACTTCAAAACAATCGATAACCAGCCTGAGTGTAACCGACATAACCGGTCATATTCATAGCCGCCAGTCGGTACCGGTAAATAAAGGTGAGAACCTGGTATCACTCTGGATCGGTAACCTGGCTAAAGGTGTTTATTATGTGCATGTGACAAATGGAGATGGAAGCTCTTCTGTAGTTACACTGCTGAAGCAATAA